From the genome of Faecalibacterium prausnitzii:
GAGTACATCCCCAATGACCCGACCAATGGCGACATGCTGCTTCTGACGGGCAGCAACCAGACCGGCGGGCTGTTCGATTTCAGCACCATCGGAGATGGTTCGGCGGTGGAGTGCAACGTCTTTGTGGGCAAGCCGACGGCCATCACGGGCGGCGAGTTCAACGGCAAAGTGTTCAACAACAGCGGCATTCTGGGCGGCACCTTCCACGGCGAGGTCGACAATATGGGACCGGGCCGCATCGTGAATGGCACGTTCAAGAACTCGGTCGAGAACAACGGCATGATCGAAAACGGTGCGTTCCACGACGAAGTCAAGAACAACGGCACCATCAACGACGGCACCTTCCACGGTGCAGTCGAGAACAACGGTATCATCAACGGCGGCACCTTCAACGGTGCAGTCGAGAACAACGGCACCATCAACGGCGGCGTATTCAACGGTGCTGTGACCGGCAACGGCACAGTCAGCGGGAACATCACCGGCAGCGGTACGCTGAACGGCGAGCCCATCACCAAGCCGGAGACCAAGCCGGAAACCAAACCGGAGACCAAGCCGGAAACCAAGCCCGAAACCAAACCGGAACCCACCACCTACACCGTGACCGTCATCGGCGGCACGATCGACGGCAAGACGTCCGTTTCCGCCAAGGAGAAGGACACCCTGACCGTGGTGCTGGACCAGAACGACATTCCGGACGGCATGACGTTTGACATGTGGAGCATTTCGTCGAGCAAGCTCAGCGGCGACATCAACGTCGATTACCGGGCCGAGGCCATGACTTTCAAGATGCCTGCCGAGGATGTGACCATCCGGGCGCAGTACCGCTCGGCGGAGATCATCGAGGATGCAGCGCCCTCTCCGCTGGCAACGGCGGCGACCATCGCGGTGGGCGGCGCAGCCGCAGGCATCGTGGTGTGGCAGGGCGTGAACCTGGGCGTAGACCTCTACCTCGCCAATGCGCTGCCCCAGGGTGTGCCGGTGCCGACCGACCGCCGTGCGCTGGCGCTGCTCCTGTGGGAGACCGCAGGCAAACCGGAGGTGGCTCTGCCCACCCTTTACGGCGATATCCCCGCCGAAGAGATCGAGCTGCAAAAGGCCACCCGCTGGGCGGTCCAGAACGGCCTGATGGACGCGGCCGACAAGAAGGATGCGTCCTTCTTTGACCCGGACCATTATGTCACCAAGATGGACGTCTTCGGCGCATGGCTCCGGCTCAAAAAGCTCCTCGGCACCACCTGAACATCCCCGACGCAGTGAGCGTCCCCCTTAACGCAAAGGACCTCCCGGCCCCCATGGGCTGGGGGGCCCTTTGTTTCAAAACGGAAAAATTCCGTTGCTTCTGGGAAAAAACATGGTATACTAAAGGAAATTGAGCGATCGGAAGGAGCCGCACCATGCTGGAAAAAGCATTCAACGACGTTTACACAAAATTCAAGCTGCACTTCTATCAGAACGTGTTTCAGCGCTTTGCCACCCGCGAGGCGACCCTGACCACGGTGGAGTCCTTCTGCATGGAGGGCATCATGGCCATGGGCGAGCCCACCATTGCGGAGTTCTCGCGGATGATGAAGATCTCTACCCCCAACGCGGCGTATAAGATCGGCAGCCTGATGCGCAAGGGCTACGTGGAAAAGATCCAGTCCGCCAAGGACCGGCGCGAGTACCACCTGCGCCCCACCCAGAAGTATTTCGAGTACTACAACATCAGCTATTCCTACCTGCACACCGTGGTCGAGCGTGTGCGGGAGCGCTTCCCCGCCGAGGACGTGGACAAAATGGAACAGATGCTCACCATCATCAGCGAGGAGCTGATGCCGGAGCTGGATCTGAAATCAAAGACGGAGGACGAATAAGCGCCGTTTCACCCCGTTGGAGTAAAACGGCCGGGGCAATTGCAATCCGTGCGCCGGAATGATACAATAGGAGCCAGCGAGAACCGCCGCCGGACGTTTTTCCGGCAAGTGTAAGAAAGAAGGCTTTTATCATGAGCATGAATACAGTCCCTGAGCGTCTGGCTGCGCTGCGCGCCGCCATGGACGCCAATGGCGTGGACCTCTACCTCATCCCGGTGGGCGACCCGCACTCCAGCGAGTATCTGCCCGACCACTACACCTCCCTGACCTATTTCTCCGGCTTCCACGGCGAGAACTCGAACTTCGTCGTGACCAGAGACAAGAGCGCCCTGTGGGCCGATGGCCGCTATTTTGTGCAGGCCGAAAAGGAGATTGCGGGCACCGAGATCGAGTTGGAGCGGATGGGTGAGCCGGGTGTGCCCACTGTGGAGCAGTACTGCGCCGATGCCCTGCCGGAAGGCGGTGTGCTGGGCCTGTGCGGCCTGACCGCTTCCTGCCAGCTGGTGCGCAGCGTACAGAAAGCGCTGGACGCCAAGCACGGCACCATCAAGACCCTGAATCTGGAAGATGAGCTGTGGACCGAGGGCCGCCCCGCTCTGCCGGAGACCCCGGCCTGGCTCCTGAGCAAGGAGTATGCGGGCTTTGCCCCCGCCGAGAAGCTGGAGCAGCTGCGGGCCAAGCTCAAGGAGCTGGGCTGTACGGCCCAGCTGGTGGGCAAGCTGGACAACCTGGCCTGGCTGCTGAACCTCCGCGCGATGGACATCCAGTGCACTCCCTACGCCATGGCCTACTGCTATGTGACCGGGGACCGTGCCGTCCTCTTCATCAACACCCGTCGTCTGGGCGCGGAGGCCGCTGCCGAGCTGAAGGAGAACGGCGTCGAGATCGCCGAATACGACGACATCCTCACCTTCCTGGCCACAGAGACCGAGACCCAGACCGTTCTGGCCGACCCGGCTTCCGTCAACTATGCGGTCTACGAGACCCTGAACAACAACCCGGCCCTGACCGTCAAGGACGAGGCCGACCCCCTACTGCCGATGAAGGGCGTCAAGAACGAGACCGAGCTGAACCACAACCGTGAGGCCCATCTGCGCGATGCCGTGGCTATGGTGCGGTTCCAGAAGGAGCTGGAAGAGCGTCTGGCCGCAGGCGAGGAGCTGACGGAGCTGACCGTGGACGAGATCCTCCACAAGTACCGCTCGGCACAGGACAAGTTCATCGTGGAGAGCTTCGGCACCATTGCAGCCTACGGCGGCAACGCGGCCATGATGCACTACCACGCCACCGAGGAAGACCACGCCAAGCTCGAAAAGAAGGGCTTTTTGCTGGTGGACAGCGGTGCGACCTACATGGACGGCACCACCGACATCA
Proteins encoded in this window:
- a CDS encoding MarR family winged helix-turn-helix transcriptional regulator, which produces MLEKAFNDVYTKFKLHFYQNVFQRFATREATLTTVESFCMEGIMAMGEPTIAEFSRMMKISTPNAAYKIGSLMRKGYVEKIQSAKDRREYHLRPTQKYFEYYNISYSYLHTVVERVRERFPAEDVDKMEQMLTIISEELMPELDLKSKTEDE
- a CDS encoding aminopeptidase P family N-terminal domain-containing protein; the encoded protein is MSMNTVPERLAALRAAMDANGVDLYLIPVGDPHSSEYLPDHYTSLTYFSGFHGENSNFVVTRDKSALWADGRYFVQAEKEIAGTEIELERMGEPGVPTVEQYCADALPEGGVLGLCGLTASCQLVRSVQKALDAKHGTIKTLNLEDELWTEGRPALPETPAWLLSKEYAGFAPAEKLEQLRAKLKELGCTAQLVGKLDNLAWLLNLRAMDIQCTPYAMAYCYVTGDRAVLFINTRRLGAEAAAELKENGVEIAEYDDILTFLATETETQTVLADPASVNYAVYETLNNNPALTVKDEADPLLPMKGVKNETELNHNREAHLRDAVAMVRFQKELEERLAAGEELTELTVDEILHKYRSAQDKFIVESFGTIAAYGGNAAMMHYHATEEDHAKLEKKGFLLVDSGATYMDGTTDITRTYPLGELTEDEKRFYTWTLQCHIDIAKAVWLNYCDGHMLDTIAREPLWQHLINYRCGTGHSVSFVGNVHEGPHALNGRNTTVFQPGMIVTDEPGVYESGVVGIRIENELECYHKADNQYGTFLAFRPLTFVPIATSPVVPGILTKDEIEWLNAYHREVFTKLAPRLTEEERDWLAKKCAAIGA